GCGGCAGACGAGGGGCTGAGAACCGCTGCAGCGGTGTTCGCGATGTCGGTGTCGGTCTCCTTGCTCAGTCCAGCAACACCGACTGCACCCACGACTTCGCCATTCACGCGTATCGGCATGCCGCCGCGCAGCGCCATGACACCGGCGGTAACGAATGCCGTCCGACCTTGGTTGATGCTGTCCTCGATTTCCGCCGTCGACCTTTGCAGGCGCGCAGCCGTTCGCGCTTTCCCGATGGCGAGATCGACGCTTGCCGGGCGGACCCCGTCCATTCGCTGGAATGC
This portion of the Bradyrhizobium diazoefficiens genome encodes:
- a CDS encoding GlcG/HbpS family heme-binding protein, whose protein sequence is MTKIEVSIGIVATLFCMSAHGQTVKVLLLDQTGAQTVLQAAEKTAQQRNAPSAIAVVDPAGDLLAFQRMDGVRPASVDLAIGKARTAARLQRSTAEIEDSINQGRTAFVTAGVMALRGGMPIRVNGEVVGAVGVAGLSKETDTDIANTAAAVLSPSSAAPQRN